A window of Thermococcus aggregans contains these coding sequences:
- a CDS encoding RAD55 family ATPase → MERELDLVYKRVSTGVKGLDELLGGGLLLGRVYVVTGPPGSGKTTLGIQFLIEGAKHNEKGVYISIVDDARTIIQDMLHFKFNLLYYLKSKKIVIYDLSNFISEGNKKPTWGEVLDEIKRIILQENAKRVVIDSFTPLEFLVEDPENKRREITRLIKLLSTMKVTAITITEMLESDKYTDDQYVASGVIVMHHFMRQYQMIRAIQILKMRGTAHDTNMKKMRITEDGVVVYNEAPW, encoded by the coding sequence ATGGAGCGGGAGTTGGATTTGGTTTATAAGAGGGTTTCAACTGGGGTAAAAGGGTTGGATGAGCTTTTGGGAGGAGGCCTTCTTCTAGGGAGAGTATATGTAGTAACGGGGCCTCCAGGAAGTGGAAAGACGACTTTAGGTATTCAGTTTCTCATTGAAGGTGCAAAGCATAATGAAAAGGGGGTGTATATTTCTATTGTGGATGATGCAAGAACGATTATTCAAGATATGCTTCATTTTAAGTTTAACCTGCTGTATTACTTAAAAAGTAAGAAAATCGTGATATATGATTTGAGCAATTTTATCTCAGAAGGCAACAAGAAGCCAACATGGGGAGAAGTTCTGGATGAAATAAAAAGGATAATCCTCCAAGAAAATGCAAAAAGGGTCGTCATAGACTCATTCACTCCCCTTGAATTCTTAGTAGAGGATCCAGAGAACAAAAGACGGGAAATTACAAGGTTGATTAAGCTCCTTTCGACAATGAAGGTAACTGCGATCACGATAACTGAAATGCTTGAGTCCGATAAGTATACTGATGACCAGTATGTTGCCAGCGGTGTTATAGTTATGCACCACTTTATGAGGCAATACCAAATGATAAGGGCAATTCAAATACTTAAAATGAGAGGAACTGCCCACGATACAAACATGAAAAAGATGAGGATTACAGAGGATGGGGTAGTGGTATATAATGAAGCTCCGTGGTGA
- a CDS encoding DUF4910 domain-containing protein, which produces MKEFLKEAEIFNAENVLGYIAEISKFHRIQGSKELVEAAKYIAEELRISGINAKLLEEVYDGERWYLTLASPIAWDLIYGEIEIEGTKVTTSRTPLVVMAHSPSGEAEGEVVPIEREEDWEKAKGKIVMVSEKWHENYKKANKNGALAFIAYRKGTGKAFPYIGLFLTKKDLQWAKIPAVAVSEEIANKILKKVKKGEPVKAKIKVETVISENQILPMVYAEIGKPPYVLFTAHICHPKPGANDNASGAAMLIELAKVLNNLYNDSFRFGFAFLWIPEHYGTQAFVEKYAKLEDYYAVINLDMVGGSEDRANSTIMVIRTPLSRFSIISGILEYFIDLANSGGESFGGSPLPKMKSKSYPYELGSDHDVFNLFGVPSIMPITWPDRFYHSSEDSVEKISKESLEIIGKAVLATALALAKGKKKELEKFARGFAMKYLGELGMERDLEMAEKLVMLGLSRDSKFLGLKVGHEFTFEPWLKWKKKGLISPRSIKQIDEKKGEELEKILEGKRVSILLHELLILGEMMSKEEAFKALEEEYGSFEKEKLEKAVEILRSLDIVVF; this is translated from the coding sequence ATGAAGGAGTTCTTAAAAGAAGCCGAAATATTTAATGCCGAGAATGTTTTGGGATACATAGCAGAAATTAGCAAGTTTCACAGAATACAAGGTTCCAAAGAGCTGGTTGAGGCTGCAAAATACATAGCTGAAGAGCTCAGGATAAGTGGGATAAACGCAAAGCTTCTCGAAGAGGTTTACGATGGAGAGCGGTGGTACCTAACACTTGCTTCCCCAATAGCTTGGGATCTCATTTACGGGGAAATCGAGATAGAAGGAACCAAGGTAACAACTTCCAGAACGCCTCTTGTTGTGATGGCCCATTCTCCATCGGGAGAAGCAGAGGGGGAAGTTGTCCCCATAGAAAGAGAGGAAGACTGGGAAAAGGCAAAGGGCAAGATTGTTATGGTAAGTGAGAAGTGGCATGAGAACTACAAAAAGGCAAATAAGAACGGTGCTCTTGCTTTTATAGCTTACAGAAAGGGAACGGGCAAGGCGTTTCCATACATAGGTCTGTTTCTAACTAAAAAAGACCTGCAGTGGGCAAAAATCCCTGCTGTTGCAGTAAGTGAAGAGATTGCAAACAAGATCCTCAAGAAAGTAAAAAAGGGAGAGCCAGTAAAAGCCAAAATAAAAGTTGAGACTGTAATATCAGAAAATCAAATCCTCCCAATGGTTTATGCAGAGATAGGAAAGCCTCCTTATGTTCTGTTTACGGCACACATATGTCATCCAAAGCCGGGGGCAAACGATAACGCAAGCGGTGCTGCCATGCTTATTGAGCTGGCTAAGGTGCTCAACAATCTTTACAATGATTCATTTCGCTTTGGCTTCGCATTTCTGTGGATTCCGGAGCATTATGGGACGCAAGCATTTGTGGAAAAATACGCAAAGCTTGAAGATTATTACGCTGTGATAAACCTCGACATGGTTGGAGGAAGTGAAGACAGGGCTAATTCAACAATAATGGTAATTAGAACTCCTCTCTCGAGGTTTTCAATAATTTCCGGTATTCTGGAGTATTTCATAGACCTCGCGAACTCTGGTGGGGAGAGCTTTGGAGGAAGTCCACTGCCAAAAATGAAGAGCAAGAGCTACCCCTATGAGCTCGGAAGCGACCATGATGTGTTCAACTTATTTGGGGTTCCGAGTATAATGCCCATAACCTGGCCTGACAGGTTCTACCATTCAAGCGAGGACAGTGTGGAAAAAATAAGCAAAGAGAGCCTCGAAATAATAGGAAAGGCGGTATTAGCTACCGCTTTGGCCCTCGCAAAAGGAAAGAAAAAGGAGCTTGAGAAGTTTGCTAGGGGATTTGCAATGAAGTATCTGGGGGAGCTTGGCATGGAAAGGGATCTTGAAATGGCGGAAAAGCTCGTAATGCTTGGATTGTCAAGGGATTCTAAGTTTTTGGGACTAAAAGTTGGTCACGAGTTTACCTTTGAACCTTGGCTGAAGTGGAAGAAAAAAGGCTTAATATCACCGAGATCAATAAAGCAGATAGACGAAAAGAAAGGGGAAGAGCTAGAAAAGATACTGGAAGGAAAAAGAGTGTCCATTTTGCTCCATGAGTTGCTGATACTCGGAGAAATGATGTCAAAAGAAGAAGCTTTTAAAGCCTTGGAAGAGGAGTACGGAAGTTTCGAGAAAGAAAAGCTTGAAAAGGCAGTCGAAATATTAAGGTCTTTAGATATCGTTGTTTTTTAG
- a CDS encoding transcriptional regulator, with the protein MKDVYNKLEGLLRTLGFKKNELRIYLLLLEKKAPMRITEIKEELGISERSVREHVLNLYRRGVLKRELIQRGWLGYAYSAVSPPELLVRLRENIVKKINEIEKELKNNDI; encoded by the coding sequence ATGAAAGACGTATATAATAAGCTCGAGGGGCTCTTGAGGACATTAGGGTTCAAGAAGAACGAGCTTAGGATATATCTCCTGCTTTTGGAAAAGAAAGCCCCCATGAGAATAACTGAAATAAAAGAAGAGCTTGGAATAAGTGAGAGAAGCGTTAGAGAGCACGTTCTTAACCTCTATAGAAGGGGAGTCCTTAAAAGGGAGCTAATTCAAAGGGGCTGGCTTGGGTATGCATACTCCGCGGTTTCTCCCCCAGAACTTCTGGTGAGACTTAGGGAAAACATCGTCAAAAAAATAAATGAAATTGAAAAAGAGCTAAAAAACAACGATATCTAA
- a CDS encoding metallophosphoesterase, with protein MQSFSYDELSLELETSSGKALVFADPHIGFELSRGLRVRTKFEKSLAEFIKEKNPDLVIILGDVKEPIGMNRFVKKLLIEFFSEIEEYNVVITKGNHDGKIEEVTKEFKNVNVVNHFIIDNMLFLHGHQTLPEVKFERAFLGHIHPAVSLKIGETLKKVKCFFKVRNFLILPTINPYIEGFDVREGIKMIPFLKDSPSGETFLGDGTYIGEIELSRKA; from the coding sequence ATGCAGAGCTTTTCTTATGATGAGCTTTCCCTTGAATTGGAAACATCTTCTGGAAAAGCCCTTGTTTTCGCGGATCCACATATAGGTTTTGAGCTTTCGAGAGGACTAAGAGTAAGGACGAAGTTTGAAAAAAGCCTCGCGGAGTTCATAAAAGAAAAAAATCCCGACTTGGTAATTATCTTAGGTGACGTAAAGGAACCTATCGGAATGAACAGATTCGTTAAAAAGCTTCTTATAGAGTTCTTTTCTGAGATTGAAGAATACAACGTTGTTATAACAAAGGGGAACCACGATGGGAAAATAGAAGAAGTCACAAAGGAATTTAAAAACGTGAATGTGGTAAACCACTTCATCATTGACAACATGCTCTTTCTGCACGGCCACCAAACTCTTCCGGAAGTTAAGTTTGAGAGGGCCTTTTTGGGTCATATCCATCCGGCAGTTAGTTTAAAAATCGGAGAAACCCTCAAGAAAGTGAAATGCTTCTTTAAAGTCAGAAACTTTCTGATTTTGCCTACAATAAACCCCTACATAGAAGGGTTTGATGTAAGAGAAGGCATAAAGATGATCCCATTTTTAAAAGATTCTCCATCAGGAGAAACCTTTCTTGGAGACGGGACTTATATTGGTGAGATCGAACTAAGCCGCAAGGCTTAA
- a CDS encoding nitrilase, whose translation MKVGFVQMEPKLLDLNANLSKAEKLIKEAANQGAKLIVLPELFDTGYNFETKEEVEEIAQQIPDGETTQFLVEQARENEVFIVAGTAEKDEKGKLYNSAVIVGPIGWGYIGKYRKIHLFYREKLFFEPGNLGFHVFNIDMAKVGIMICFDWFFPEAMRTLALKGADIVAHPANLVLPYAPRAMPIRSLENRVFSITANRIGEERGLKFIGMSQINSPKAEILLRASKDKEEVGVVEINIEEARNKKLNEFNDIFKDRRPEYYSL comes from the coding sequence ATGAAGGTTGGGTTTGTCCAGATGGAACCGAAGCTTCTGGATCTTAATGCTAACTTGAGCAAAGCCGAAAAATTAATCAAAGAAGCCGCAAACCAAGGCGCCAAACTAATCGTTCTTCCAGAACTTTTTGATACTGGTTACAATTTTGAGACAAAAGAGGAAGTTGAGGAAATAGCCCAGCAGATTCCAGATGGAGAGACCACCCAATTTCTTGTCGAGCAGGCAAGAGAAAATGAGGTATTCATAGTTGCTGGAACTGCAGAAAAAGATGAGAAAGGAAAGCTTTACAACTCCGCTGTTATTGTCGGTCCAATAGGGTGGGGCTACATAGGAAAATACCGGAAGATTCACCTTTTCTATAGAGAAAAGCTCTTCTTTGAGCCAGGAAATCTCGGGTTCCATGTGTTCAACATAGACATGGCGAAAGTTGGAATTATGATATGCTTTGACTGGTTTTTCCCTGAAGCCATGAGAACTCTTGCCCTTAAAGGGGCGGATATTGTTGCGCATCCAGCTAACCTCGTTCTCCCCTATGCTCCAAGAGCAATGCCAATAAGAAGCCTTGAGAATAGGGTATTCAGCATAACGGCAAACAGGATTGGCGAAGAGAGAGGGTTGAAATTCATAGGTATGAGCCAGATAAATTCTCCAAAGGCGGAGATACTGCTTAGGGCGAGCAAAGATAAAGAGGAAGTAGGTGTTGTTGAGATAAACATCGAGGAGGCAAGGAACAAGAAGCTCAACGAATTTAACGACATCTTTAAGGACAGAAGACCTGAATATTATTCCCTTTAG
- a CDS encoding DUF257 family protein encodes MRGEELPLINALGTFLGDTRGISFYFVNRDILNATKPEVLALLEELATTIIEFKKDKRRKLVVTKALNRELEDYEVEL; translated from the coding sequence ATAAGGGGAGAGGAATTACCACTTATCAATGCGCTTGGAACATTTTTAGGAGACACTCGTGGAATCTCTTTCTACTTTGTGAACCGGGATATTCTAAATGCAACTAAGCCAGAAGTCCTAGCTTTACTAGAAGAATTAGCCACAACCATTATAGAATTCAAAAAAGACAAGAGAAGAAAGCTTGTGGTTACTAAAGCCCTTAACAGGGAATTAGAAGACTATGAAGTGGAGCTGTAA
- the alaS gene encoding alanine--tRNA ligase, with the protein MIMDMGTRMFKEEGWIRKTCKVCGKPFWTLDPDRETCGDPPCDEYEFIGNPGIPKKYTLDEMREKFLSFFERKGHGRVKRYPVLPRWRDDVLLVGASIMDFQPWVISGEADPPANPLVISQPSIRFTDIDNVGITGRHFTIFEMMAHHAFNYPGKPIYWMDETVEYAYEFFTKDLGMKGGDITFKENPWAGGGNAGPAFEVLYKGLEVATLVFMQYKLAPPVADPSQVVEIKGNKYVPMDTKVVDTGYGLERLVWMSQGTPTAYDAVLDYVIEPLKKMAGVEKIDDRILMENSRLAGMFDIEDMGDLRVLRETVAKRLGIDPEELARLVRPYELIYAIADHTKALTFMLSDGVVPSNVKAGYLARLLIRKSIRHLRELGLEIPLSEIVALHIKALHKTFPEFKEMEDVVLDMINVEEKKYAETLKRGSGLVKREIEKLKKQGINELPLEKLILFYESHGLTPEIVSEIAEKEGMKVKVPDNFYSLVAKEAEKTAKKEEEKKMIDFELVQDLPDTRTLYYEDPFMKEFDAKVLRVIDDWVILDATAFYPEGGGQPCDLGELNGVKVLDVQKVGKVVLHKVEKPEVFKEGDIVHGKIDWQRRIQHMRHHTGTHVLMGALVRVLGKHVWQAGSQLSTDWARLDITHYKRISEEELDEIELLANRVVMEDREVKWEWLPRTEAEQKYGFRLYQGGVVPGRVIRVLNIKDWDVQACGGTHLPRTGLVGPIKILRTERIQDGVERIIFTCGEATIKEWQKEREILNRTSAVFRVPPEKLPETAERFFEEWKQARKEVEKLNKELAKLLIYDLENKVEKIGEIEFIGAIVEGEIDHLREAALKLKKPNRVVALISEDSNAVVVTVGENLDYKAGDLIKIITKVAGGGGGGKKDLAQGKIKNILKAKEALEELKKAL; encoded by the coding sequence ATGATCATGGACATGGGCACAAGGATGTTTAAAGAAGAAGGATGGATAAGAAAAACCTGTAAGGTCTGTGGAAAGCCTTTTTGGACGCTGGATCCGGATAGAGAAACCTGTGGCGATCCTCCATGTGATGAGTACGAGTTTATAGGAAACCCCGGCATACCGAAGAAATACACCCTTGATGAGATGCGTGAGAAGTTTTTGAGCTTCTTCGAGAGAAAGGGACACGGGAGGGTTAAGCGCTATCCCGTTCTGCCTAGGTGGAGAGACGACGTTCTTTTAGTTGGAGCATCGATTATGGACTTCCAGCCGTGGGTCATAAGCGGCGAAGCCGATCCTCCGGCGAACCCGCTTGTAATAAGCCAGCCGTCCATAAGGTTTACCGATATCGACAACGTCGGAATAACGGGCAGGCATTTTACGATCTTTGAAATGATGGCTCATCATGCGTTTAACTATCCAGGGAAGCCAATTTACTGGATGGATGAGACCGTTGAATACGCCTACGAGTTTTTCACTAAAGACCTCGGCATGAAAGGGGGGGACATAACCTTTAAGGAAAACCCGTGGGCAGGAGGAGGAAACGCTGGTCCGGCTTTTGAAGTGCTATACAAGGGATTAGAGGTGGCTACGCTGGTTTTCATGCAGTACAAGCTGGCACCTCCGGTTGCTGATCCTTCTCAAGTTGTGGAAATAAAAGGAAACAAATACGTCCCAATGGATACAAAGGTCGTGGATACGGGATATGGGCTTGAAAGACTTGTGTGGATGAGCCAAGGAACGCCAACGGCTTATGATGCAGTGCTGGATTACGTAATCGAGCCCCTTAAGAAGATGGCAGGAGTCGAGAAGATAGATGATAGAATTCTCATGGAGAACTCAAGATTGGCTGGAATGTTCGATATTGAAGATATGGGCGATTTGAGAGTATTGAGGGAAACCGTTGCAAAGAGGCTTGGAATTGATCCAGAGGAGCTTGCGAGACTCGTTAGGCCATACGAGCTGATCTACGCTATAGCCGATCACACAAAGGCATTAACCTTTATGCTTTCCGACGGTGTTGTGCCGTCTAACGTTAAAGCGGGCTACCTTGCAAGGCTCCTAATAAGAAAGAGCATAAGGCATCTTAGAGAACTTGGTCTGGAGATTCCCCTCAGTGAAATAGTTGCATTGCACATAAAAGCTCTCCACAAGACCTTCCCAGAGTTCAAAGAGATGGAAGATGTTGTCCTTGACATGATCAACGTTGAAGAGAAAAAGTACGCGGAAACATTGAAGAGAGGAAGCGGATTAGTCAAGAGGGAAATTGAGAAGCTCAAGAAGCAGGGTATTAATGAACTTCCGCTTGAAAAGCTTATCCTCTTCTATGAAAGCCACGGCTTAACCCCTGAGATAGTCAGTGAGATTGCGGAAAAAGAAGGTATGAAAGTTAAGGTTCCAGACAACTTCTACAGCTTAGTTGCCAAAGAAGCTGAAAAGACAGCCAAGAAAGAAGAGGAGAAAAAAATGATAGACTTTGAGCTTGTTCAAGACTTACCAGATACGAGAACACTTTATTATGAAGATCCGTTCATGAAGGAATTTGATGCAAAAGTCCTTAGGGTAATAGACGACTGGGTTATCCTGGATGCCACGGCGTTTTATCCCGAAGGCGGTGGTCAGCCCTGTGATTTGGGCGAGCTTAACGGAGTTAAAGTGCTTGACGTCCAGAAGGTTGGAAAGGTAGTCCTCCATAAGGTAGAGAAGCCCGAAGTCTTCAAAGAAGGGGACATTGTTCATGGAAAAATCGACTGGCAGAGGAGAATACAGCACATGAGGCACCACACAGGAACACACGTCCTTATGGGGGCCCTTGTTAGGGTTCTTGGAAAACACGTCTGGCAGGCCGGTTCACAATTAAGCACCGACTGGGCAAGACTCGACATAACCCACTACAAGCGCATCAGTGAGGAGGAACTCGATGAGATAGAGCTTTTGGCAAACAGGGTCGTAATGGAGGATAGAGAGGTAAAGTGGGAGTGGCTACCGAGGACTGAAGCGGAACAAAAATACGGCTTTAGGCTCTACCAAGGTGGAGTTGTGCCGGGAAGGGTAATTAGGGTTTTGAACATCAAAGACTGGGACGTGCAGGCTTGTGGTGGTACTCACTTGCCCAGAACTGGTTTAGTAGGTCCCATAAAGATACTAAGGACTGAGAGAATACAGGACGGTGTTGAGAGGATAATCTTCACTTGCGGTGAGGCAACCATTAAAGAGTGGCAGAAGGAGAGGGAGATATTAAACAGAACGAGTGCAGTATTCAGAGTTCCTCCAGAAAAGCTGCCGGAGACTGCAGAGAGGTTCTTTGAGGAGTGGAAGCAGGCAAGGAAGGAAGTAGAGAAGCTCAACAAGGAACTTGCAAAGCTTCTTATCTATGATCTCGAGAACAAAGTGGAAAAGATAGGGGAGATAGAGTTCATTGGAGCCATAGTTGAAGGAGAGATAGACCACTTAAGAGAAGCCGCCCTCAAGCTCAAGAAGCCGAACCGTGTCGTTGCCTTAATAAGTGAGGACAGCAACGCAGTCGTTGTAACAGTTGGCGAGAACTTGGACTACAAGGCTGGCGATTTGATAAAGATAATCACGAAGGTTGCAGGCGGAGGCGGTGGAGGTAAGAAGGACCTCGCCCAAGGAAAAATAAAGAACATCCTAAAGGCCAAGGAAGCTCTTGAAGAGCTTAAGAAGGCCCTTTAA